The Lysinibacillus pakistanensis genome includes a window with the following:
- a CDS encoding RAxF-45 family protein — MKQNATKTCVKVDTAMYFARVITFDFANNGRGLSIFKQNQIITNVAD, encoded by the coding sequence ATGAAACAAAACGCTACGAAAACATGTGTAAAAGTGGATACAGCTATGTATTTTGCACGTGTTATTACTTTCGATTTTGCGAACAACGGGAGAGGTCTGTCCATTTTTAAGCAAAATCAAATAATAACAAACGTAGCGGATTAA
- the abc-f gene encoding ribosomal protection-like ABC-F family protein, with amino-acid sequence MQIKAEQIQKIIGGNVLFEELQLEVNTGEHVAIVGVNGSGKTTLLQLLSGLDTQDKGRIIKSKEATIGYLHQIPQYPMLSVKQVLEEAFTEIYALKAKMTKLEQEMQEAVSDKVLEQYGHVQELFMLQGGYEIDAQLAMIANGLGITPLLEQPFTSLSGGEKTKVMLGQILLSNPSILLLDEPTNHLDMQAIEWLENYVRNFAGIVIVVSHDRHFMNQMAQKIIEIEDGEAFTYIGNYDAFVKQKEAKVEQQFAEFEEQQKKIKKMQETIKRLKQWANEANPPNASMHRRAKSMEKALARIDRVKKPSTKKKMNLALTMAERSGKEVVQMKAISHAFDKPLLKECDLSVYFGERLAIVGGNGSGKSTLLKMILGEVIPNEGICRVGSSVKIGYLSQQFEHEHPSIRLIDAFRESVSVSEAEARHLLAQFLFYGYDVFKKVKDLSGGEKMRLRLAQLMHEDINLLILDEPTNHLDIEAREVLEDTLESFEGTIIGVSHDRYFLQKIFTKVAWIRHETIQVFEGDYEWARKKHAELVEVPVIKEITEKTMSAKKELPIEQQIEKLELKLKEPTLAKEQRQKLEQQLEVLFERWIEEGAEHA; translated from the coding sequence ATGCAAATTAAAGCTGAACAAATACAAAAAATTATTGGTGGGAACGTATTATTTGAAGAACTTCAATTAGAAGTGAACACTGGAGAGCATGTTGCTATTGTTGGCGTGAACGGAAGCGGGAAAACGACTTTATTACAGCTATTATCTGGTTTAGATACACAAGATAAGGGACGGATTATAAAAAGTAAGGAAGCGACCATTGGCTATCTTCATCAAATTCCGCAATATCCTATGCTATCTGTAAAGCAAGTGCTAGAGGAGGCATTTACTGAAATTTATGCATTGAAGGCAAAGATGACAAAGCTAGAGCAGGAAATGCAGGAAGCTGTATCTGATAAGGTTCTTGAGCAATATGGTCATGTGCAGGAACTATTTATGCTGCAGGGAGGCTACGAGATTGATGCGCAATTGGCGATGATTGCTAATGGCCTTGGAATTACACCATTACTTGAGCAACCTTTTACTAGCCTAAGCGGTGGAGAGAAAACAAAGGTGATGCTAGGGCAAATCCTTTTAAGTAATCCTTCTATTTTGCTATTAGATGAACCAACCAACCATTTAGATATGCAGGCAATTGAATGGCTGGAAAATTATGTGCGAAACTTCGCAGGGATAGTGATTGTTGTGTCCCATGATCGCCATTTTATGAATCAAATGGCTCAAAAGATTATAGAAATTGAAGATGGTGAAGCATTTACTTATATTGGCAATTACGATGCATTTGTTAAACAAAAAGAAGCGAAGGTTGAACAGCAATTTGCTGAATTTGAGGAACAGCAAAAGAAAATAAAAAAAATGCAGGAAACCATCAAGCGTTTAAAGCAATGGGCAAATGAAGCGAATCCACCGAACGCCTCCATGCATCGACGTGCTAAAAGTATGGAAAAAGCATTAGCTCGAATCGATCGGGTCAAGAAGCCGTCAACGAAGAAGAAAATGAATTTAGCCCTGACAATGGCTGAGCGTAGTGGTAAAGAGGTTGTGCAAATGAAGGCAATTAGCCATGCATTTGATAAGCCGCTATTAAAGGAATGCGATTTGTCTGTCTACTTCGGAGAACGACTGGCGATTGTAGGTGGTAATGGCAGTGGTAAGTCAACATTATTAAAAATGATACTTGGTGAGGTCATACCAAACGAAGGCATTTGTCGTGTTGGTAGCAGTGTAAAAATTGGCTACCTTTCGCAGCAGTTTGAGCATGAGCATCCATCGATTCGTTTAATTGATGCCTTTCGAGAAAGTGTCTCAGTATCAGAGGCGGAGGCACGTCATTTACTGGCTCAATTTTTATTTTATGGCTATGACGTTTTTAAGAAGGTGAAGGATCTAAGTGGTGGCGAAAAGATGCGCTTACGTCTAGCTCAGTTAATGCATGAGGATATTAACTTATTGATACTGGATGAGCCGACCAACCATTTAGATATTGAGGCGAGAGAGGTATTGGAGGATACATTGGAATCCTTTGAGGGAACTATTATTGGCGTGTCTCATGACCGCTATTTCCTTCAAAAGATTTTTACAAAAGTCGCATGGATCAGACATGAAACCATTCAAGTGTTTGAGGGTGACTATGAGTGGGCAAGGAAAAAACATGCTGAACTAGTAGAAGTGCCTGTTATCAAAGAAATAACAGAAAAGACCATGAGTGCTAAGAAAGAGCTGCCTATTGAGCAACAAATTGAAAAGCTTGAACTAAAATTAAAGGAACCAACACTTGCTAAGGAGCAACGTCAAAAGCTTGAACAGCAGTTAGAGGTTTTATTTGAAAGATGGATTGAGGAAGGAGCAGAGCATGCATAG
- a CDS encoding methyl-accepting chemotaxis protein produces MKKRSIQNKMSLLIVAIIAFVLIVIGLVNTSEMKTALQDEYNIRLNQILDLSVHNLHQTLPGDWQLKNGELYKGDAKVADETVIIDKLGELSQAAITIFANDTRINTNVMVDGQRAIGTTADPKVAKAVLSQGKIYTGTAEVVGEPYFTKYEPLRNADGEIIGMIFAGVPSSDINAVAQKMLFKMGIFAIITAIIAVIAGILFVRGIVKPLKHLNAQLETISAGKGDLTQQLIVKSKDEIGELANSFNAMLATLRKMMQRVDETANQVSASSAELSATAGSTTDTTENLTANMQELASGASTQKHSANENAEAMQDIAGGIQLVTETNSEVSSYASDAFDTAKHGEQTAQEMQMQMQAMAVTVQESANSIAALDTHANKIDEIVEVIHAIADQTNLLALNASIEAARAGEHGKGFAVVAEEVRKLAEQSKTSAAEITKTIHTMQQLAKEAREHMQESEQEAASSAKVVQTTSVAFEEITAKVSLVTNKIQEVSGIAEELYARIEQANASTHIMAEIAVEAREQSKVVTQIAEANLESMGDINKAALQLTKNAETLQDLIHQFKY; encoded by the coding sequence ATGAAAAAACGAAGTATACAAAACAAAATGAGTTTGTTGATTGTTGCGATTATAGCCTTTGTTCTAATTGTGATTGGTCTAGTGAATACAAGCGAAATGAAAACAGCTTTACAAGATGAATACAATATACGTCTGAATCAGATTTTAGATTTAAGTGTACATAATCTCCATCAAACCTTGCCAGGAGATTGGCAGCTAAAAAATGGAGAGCTCTATAAGGGTGATGCGAAGGTAGCGGATGAGACTGTCATCATCGATAAATTAGGAGAATTATCACAAGCGGCAATTACAATTTTCGCCAATGATACACGTATTAATACAAATGTTATGGTCGATGGACAGCGAGCAATTGGAACAACTGCAGATCCAAAAGTAGCAAAAGCTGTGCTATCACAGGGAAAAATATATACAGGCACAGCAGAGGTTGTGGGTGAACCCTATTTTACAAAGTATGAACCGCTACGTAACGCGGATGGAGAAATAATAGGGATGATTTTTGCAGGCGTGCCTTCCTCTGATATCAATGCAGTAGCCCAAAAAATGCTCTTTAAAATGGGTATTTTTGCAATTATTACAGCGATAATCGCCGTAATTGCAGGTATTTTATTTGTACGAGGGATTGTTAAACCTTTAAAGCATTTAAATGCTCAACTAGAAACCATCTCTGCTGGAAAGGGCGATTTAACACAGCAGCTTATTGTTAAGTCTAAGGATGAAATTGGTGAGCTGGCAAATTCCTTCAACGCAATGCTTGCAACATTACGTAAAATGATGCAACGAGTAGATGAAACAGCTAATCAGGTATCTGCATCATCTGCTGAGCTTTCTGCAACTGCTGGCTCTACGACAGACACGACGGAGAATTTAACAGCCAATATGCAGGAACTAGCAAGCGGTGCGAGCACGCAAAAGCATAGTGCCAATGAAAATGCTGAGGCCATGCAGGATATTGCTGGAGGTATTCAACTAGTCACTGAAACAAATAGTGAGGTTTCATCCTATGCTTCTGATGCCTTTGATACAGCTAAGCATGGAGAACAGACAGCACAGGAGATGCAAATGCAAATGCAGGCTATGGCAGTAACCGTGCAAGAGAGTGCCAACTCAATCGCTGCACTTGATACACATGCTAATAAGATTGACGAAATTGTTGAAGTGATTCATGCCATTGCAGATCAAACGAATTTACTGGCGTTAAATGCCTCTATTGAAGCGGCACGGGCTGGAGAACACGGGAAGGGCTTTGCGGTGGTAGCCGAAGAGGTTCGTAAATTAGCGGAGCAATCAAAAACATCTGCAGCAGAAATTACCAAGACGATTCATACCATGCAACAGCTAGCGAAGGAAGCACGGGAGCATATGCAAGAGAGTGAACAAGAAGCTGCTTCAAGTGCCAAAGTTGTGCAGACAACAAGTGTTGCATTTGAAGAGATAACAGCTAAGGTCTCTCTCGTAACCAATAAAATTCAAGAGGTTTCAGGGATTGCTGAAGAGCTCTACGCGCGAATAGAGCAGGCCAATGCATCTACACATATAATGGCTGAAATTGCCGTTGAAGCACGGGAGCAGTCGAAGGTCGTAACACAAATTGCAGAAGCAAATCTTGAATCCATGGGGGATATTAATAAAGCAGCCTTACAGCTTACAAAAAATGCAGAGACACTACAGGATTTAATTCATCAATTTAAATATTAA
- a CDS encoding GNAT family N-acetyltransferase, with translation MHSLEHIIELDLHYLKGFSKMETCEDGVLFYNEDNPTYYDANHAHIWHKINNPNVLLSKIKKFYQSKSLIPRLYLYNLEENQPCINALEMHGFQYESFTDDIQCWNGEPLLLPHNPAIGIERVTDTNIEEAMAVEMSISTFGEPSLIKTAFLQTYRSPYFTYYVLKLDGKACCTAKLFVSGNQGRIESVATLESYRGQGLIGYILQHIQQQSIQLGLENLWIMPINAQVAKVYDKANFKSVGKITSIHAFTEGKSIHQIRQNS, from the coding sequence ATGCATAGTTTAGAACATATTATAGAGCTAGATCTTCATTATCTTAAAGGTTTTAGCAAGATGGAGACATGTGAGGATGGCGTATTATTTTACAATGAGGATAACCCAACATATTACGATGCAAATCATGCACATATTTGGCATAAAATAAATAATCCGAATGTGCTATTGAGCAAAATAAAGAAATTCTATCAATCGAAATCACTTATCCCAAGATTATATCTATACAACCTAGAGGAAAATCAGCCTTGTATAAACGCTTTAGAAATGCATGGCTTTCAATATGAAAGCTTTACAGATGATATACAATGTTGGAATGGTGAGCCCTTATTACTACCACATAATCCAGCTATAGGCATCGAACGTGTAACAGATACAAATATTGAGGAAGCAATGGCAGTTGAAATGAGTATTTCAACATTTGGGGAACCTTCATTAATAAAGACGGCTTTTCTGCAAACATACCGCTCCCCATACTTTACGTATTATGTATTAAAACTAGACGGAAAGGCATGCTGTACTGCTAAGCTTTTTGTCTCAGGAAACCAAGGGAGGATTGAAAGTGTAGCAACACTCGAAAGCTATCGAGGGCAAGGGCTAATTGGTTATATCCTTCAGCATATTCAACAGCAGTCAATCCAGCTAGGTTTAGAAAATCTTTGGATTATGCCAATAAATGCGCAGGTGGCAAAGGTCTATGACAAGGCAAACTTTAAATCAGTAGGCAAAATAACATCCATTCATGCATTTACAGAAGGAAAAAGCATTCATCAAATACGACAAAATTCTTAA
- a CDS encoding PhnD/SsuA/transferrin family substrate-binding protein: protein MKKLLFFGITFMLAILLMACGNEISKTSDDKETVDVSSDAGGNESIKKLTIGFVPSRDPDEIITATEPLKGLLKDELAGLGFDVGEIDISVGTNFEAVGEALSAGTTDIGLIPGGTYVLYDDGAEVILTATRAGLSNDADNPIDWNKNEPTAPTTAQTTSYRAILVAGPSEKGKALAAKVNNGEELTFEDLNNVT, encoded by the coding sequence TTGAAGAAATTACTATTTTTCGGAATAACATTCATGCTTGCCATATTGCTGATGGCATGTGGAAATGAGATCTCTAAAACATCTGATGACAAAGAAACCGTAGATGTTTCTTCAGATGCAGGTGGGAATGAGTCCATAAAAAAATTAACAATTGGCTTTGTACCTTCACGAGATCCTGATGAAATTATTACAGCTACGGAACCTTTAAAGGGCTTACTAAAGGACGAGCTAGCAGGATTAGGCTTTGATGTAGGTGAAATAGATATTAGTGTAGGAACAAATTTTGAAGCGGTTGGTGAAGCATTGTCCGCAGGGACTACGGATATTGGTTTAATTCCAGGAGGGACATATGTACTTTATGATGATGGCGCTGAAGTAATTTTAACAGCGACACGTGCAGGCTTAAGCAATGATGCAGATAATCCTATTGATTGGAATAAAAATGAGCCTACTGCACCAACAACAGCACAAACGACATCTTATCGAGCAATTTTAGTTGCAGGTCCATCTGAGAAAGGAAAGGCTTTAGCAGCGAAAGTAAATAATGGTGAGGAATTAACATTTGAGGACTTAAATAATGTTACCTAG
- a CDS encoding AbrB family transcriptional regulator, whose protein sequence is MFVFDRHMFITLCIGLAGAFIFQAVHIPMPWLLGAIAAVLIVQLSTKVQLKWHPYFRNFGLIVAGYSIGFAFTPEAVQDIKQFLGSMIVLNLLFIALFFAVSYIVAKRTDLDFATSLTCCVPGGMSQVVAFAEEQGDMDMVVITFFQILRVLLIVGFVPLMVAGSSGGGNTIDGAYTWSLIGVLVLCSAVGWLAQKIKIPTGYMLGPVFLLMGINIAGVEVPQMPISLLHIAQLMLGIYIGLLLKKEDLHLSKKHVFYAFVSAGIFIGGAYGLTFVMQSLYNLEFRTGFLSIVPGGLDQMGIIAASVHANVTIVTAFQLFRVLVVSIFLVPFVKMFVKKVRV, encoded by the coding sequence ATGTTTGTTTTTGATCGACACATGTTTATTACATTATGTATTGGGCTAGCAGGTGCGTTTATCTTTCAGGCTGTCCATATTCCGATGCCCTGGTTACTAGGTGCCATAGCGGCAGTGCTGATTGTTCAGTTATCAACAAAAGTTCAACTGAAATGGCATCCGTATTTTCGAAATTTTGGTTTAATCGTAGCAGGATATTCCATTGGGTTTGCTTTTACACCAGAAGCTGTGCAGGATATTAAACAATTTTTAGGGAGCATGATTGTCCTTAATCTTCTATTTATTGCTCTGTTCTTTGCTGTAAGTTATATTGTGGCAAAGCGTACTGATTTAGATTTTGCGACCTCCTTAACTTGCTGTGTACCTGGAGGAATGTCACAGGTTGTGGCCTTTGCTGAGGAGCAAGGGGATATGGATATGGTCGTCATAACATTTTTTCAAATACTGAGGGTACTGCTAATCGTTGGCTTTGTACCTTTAATGGTAGCAGGTTCTAGTGGAGGTGGTAACACTATAGATGGGGCATATACATGGAGCCTTATAGGGGTCCTTGTTTTATGTAGCGCTGTGGGATGGCTTGCGCAAAAAATAAAAATCCCAACAGGCTATATGCTCGGTCCTGTATTTTTGTTAATGGGAATCAATATAGCAGGGGTAGAGGTCCCGCAAATGCCAATATCCTTACTTCATATTGCTCAGCTAATGCTTGGTATTTATATTGGGCTTTTACTAAAAAAAGAGGATTTACATTTATCCAAGAAGCATGTGTTTTATGCATTTGTATCAGCTGGTATTTTTATTGGGGGTGCCTATGGTTTAACATTTGTTATGCAGAGCTTGTACAATCTTGAATTTAGGACAGGCTTTTTAAGTATTGTACCAGGTGGACTTGATCAAATGGGTATAATCGCTGCTTCTGTTCATGCCAATGTCACGATTGTCACAGCCTTTCAGCTTTTCCGTGTATTGGTCGTATCGATCTTCCTTGTTCCGTTTGTCAAAATGTTTGTGAAAAAGGTGAGAGTATAG
- a CDS encoding bifunctional metallophosphatase/5'-nucleotidase — translation MTVKTIQILATSDIHGYIMPTTFRNEQNEALGLAKLASIIQEKRLAGPTLLLDNGDFIQGSPMTFYHQRFQADIPNPFIQVANVLQYDAMVFGNHEFNYGLPTLQSIINQSDFPWLGANILTEDGRPLTKPYIIKEIEGIRIGVLGVTTHFVTHWEEPQHISGLHFEDAFSSASYWAKWMRANEQIDVLILCYHGGFERDLETGELLEDENGENQGYRMCTEIEEVDIIISGHQHREICSNINGKSVVQPGTKGNCLATIELAITLDNEQRIHSIAHTPSLLYVKEDTVCEATVYEMISPTFQKTDAWLDETIGTIQGNMLVEDAFLARIQEHPYIEFINRIQMEASGAAISSTALFHDEHGGLKQAVTMRDIVTNYIYANTLKVLRLSGLDILLALEQSGTYFTVEADELKVAKSFLYPKAQPYNYDMWEGIEYILDISKPIGERVTMLTIQGEPIKMEEKFEVVMSSYRATGAGNFEFFRNRPVVKEIQIDMTELIADYLLRHPIIQATCNHNWRVTF, via the coding sequence ATGACTGTCAAAACTATACAAATATTGGCTACTAGTGATATTCATGGTTATATCATGCCTACTACCTTTCGCAATGAGCAGAATGAGGCACTAGGATTAGCCAAGCTAGCATCCATTATTCAAGAGAAACGACTTGCAGGACCGACTCTTTTACTTGATAATGGTGATTTTATACAGGGAAGTCCCATGACCTTTTATCATCAAAGATTTCAAGCGGACATACCAAACCCATTTATTCAGGTGGCTAATGTTCTTCAATACGATGCCATGGTATTTGGTAATCATGAATTTAATTACGGACTACCTACGTTACAATCCATCATCAACCAATCGGATTTTCCATGGCTAGGTGCAAATATTTTAACGGAAGACGGCAGGCCTTTGACAAAGCCTTATATCATTAAGGAAATAGAAGGTATTCGTATAGGAGTGTTAGGAGTGACAACCCATTTTGTGACACACTGGGAGGAGCCACAGCATATTTCTGGACTTCATTTTGAAGACGCCTTTTCAAGTGCAAGCTATTGGGCAAAATGGATGCGTGCGAATGAACAAATAGATGTTCTCATCCTTTGCTATCATGGCGGATTTGAGCGAGACCTAGAGACAGGAGAATTATTGGAAGATGAAAATGGAGAAAATCAAGGGTACCGTATGTGCACAGAAATTGAAGAAGTAGATATCATCATTTCTGGACACCAGCATCGTGAAATATGTTCAAACATCAACGGAAAATCAGTTGTTCAGCCTGGCACTAAGGGCAATTGCTTAGCTACTATTGAATTAGCTATTACACTGGATAACGAGCAGAGGATTCATTCTATAGCTCATACACCATCCCTACTGTATGTGAAGGAAGATACAGTATGTGAAGCAACTGTTTATGAGATGATCTCCCCTACTTTTCAAAAAACTGATGCATGGCTGGATGAGACAATTGGAACTATCCAAGGAAATATGCTAGTAGAGGATGCGTTTCTTGCCCGTATTCAAGAGCATCCCTATATAGAATTTATAAACCGTATTCAAATGGAAGCATCAGGAGCTGCAATTTCTTCTACAGCACTCTTTCACGATGAGCATGGTGGTTTAAAGCAAGCGGTAACAATGCGAGATATAGTCACGAATTATATTTACGCAAATACCTTAAAGGTGCTGCGCCTATCTGGGCTGGACATCCTCCTGGCCCTTGAACAATCAGGGACCTATTTTACAGTTGAGGCAGACGAGCTAAAAGTCGCTAAATCATTTCTATATCCAAAGGCACAACCTTATAATTATGATATGTGGGAGGGTATTGAGTATATCCTAGATATTTCAAAGCCTATTGGAGAGCGCGTCACTATGCTAACCATTCAAGGTGAGCCTATAAAAATGGAGGAAAAATTTGAAGTGGTGATGAGCAGCTATCGTGCAACAGGAGCAGGTAATTTTGAATTTTTTAGAAATCGACCTGTTGTGAAGGAGATACAAATAGATATGACAGAGCTGATTGCTGATTATCTTCTAAGGCATCCTATCATTCAAGCCACATGTAATCATAATTGGCGGGTAACATTTTAA